The following are encoded in a window of Phaseolus vulgaris cultivar G19833 chromosome 3, P. vulgaris v2.0, whole genome shotgun sequence genomic DNA:
- the LOC137806257 gene encoding protein ASPARTIC PROTEASE IN GUARD CELL 1, translating into MGPLIYLFPLLLLLCLSPLALSRTAPHTPKTTLLDVVSSLQNAHNAVVSPHYHPLQRQEETSLLSSFSVQLHSRASIQKPSHSDYKSLTLSRLARDSARVRALQTRLDLALNRVSNSDLHPAESRSEFEANALQGPIVSGTSQGSGEYFLRVGIGKPPSQAYVVLDTGSDVSWIQCEPCSECYQQSDPIFDPLSSSSYAPIHCDAPQCKSLDLSECRNGTCLYEVSYGDGSYTVGEFATETVTLGASAVSGVAIGCGHNNEGLFVGAAGLLGLGGGKLSFPAQVNATSFSYCLVDRDSDAVSTLEFDSPMPRNAVTAPLMRNPELDTFYYLGLKGISVGGETLQVPESSFAVDATGGGGIIVDSGTAVTRLRSEVYDALRDAFVRGTKGLPKTNGVSLFDTCYDLSSRNSVDVPTVSLHFPEGRELPLPAKNYLIPVDSVGTFCFAFAPTTSSLSIIGNVQQQGTRVSFDIGNSLVGFSANSC; encoded by the coding sequence ATGGGACCTCTCATTTACCTATTCCCACTTTTGCTTCTGCTGTGCTTATCTCCGTTAGCACTCTCTCGAACCGCACCGCACACTCCCAAAACGACACTCCTAGACGTCGTTTCCTCCCTTCAAAACGCCCACAATGCCGTCGTTTCACCCCATTACCACCCTCTTCAACGACAAGAAGAAACTTCTCTTCTGTCGTCGTTTTCTGTTCAACTGCATTCCCGTGCCTCCATTCAGAAACCCTCTCACAGTGACTATAAATCGTTAACCCTATCGCGACTCGCGCGCGACTCAGCCCGAGTCAGGGCCCTGCAAACTCGTTTAGATCTTGCTCTTAATCGCGTCTCGAACTCGGATCTCCACCCGGCCGAGTCACGCTCCGAGTTCGAAGCCAATGCGCTCCAGGGCCCAATCGTGTCGGGAACGAGTCAGGGAAGCGGCGAGTATTTCCTCCGAGTTGGAATTGGAAAGCCTCCCAGTCAAGCCTACGTGGTTCTCGACACTGGAAGTGACGTCAGTTGGATCCAATGCGAGCCATGCTCCGAATGCTACCAACAATCCGACCCGATTTTTGACCCGCTTTCGTCCTCCTCCTATGCGCCTATCCACTGCGACGCTCCGCAGTGTAAATCCCTCGACCTCTCCGAGTGCCGCAACGGAACCTGTCTGTATGAAGTTTCCTACGGCGACGGATCTTACACCGTCGGCGAGTTCGCCACGGAGACCGTCACTCTCGGCGCGTCGGCAGTCTCCGGTGTCGCCATCGGCTGCGGCCACAACAACGAAGGACTATTCGTCGGCGCTGCTGGTCTGCTCGGTCTCGGCGGCGGAAAACTCTCGTTCCCCGCGCAGGTCAACGCGACGTCGTTTTCGTACTGCCTCGTGGACCGTGACTCCGACGCCGTGTCCACTCTTGAGTTCGACTCGCCGATGCCGCGCAACGCCGTCACCGCACCGCTTATGCGGAACCCCGAGCTAGACACGTTCTATTACCTTGGCTTGAAAGGAATCAGCGTCGGCGGCGAGACTCTCCAGGTACCTGAGTCGAGCTTCGCGGTCGACGCCACCGGAGGAGGCGGCATCATTGTCGATTCCGGCACCGCCGTGACACGGCTACGGAGCGAGGTGTACGACGCGCTCCGCGACGCATTTGTGAGGGGGACGAAGGGGTTGCCGAAGACGAACGGCGTGTCGTTGTTCGACACGTGCTACGACTTGTCGTCGAGGAACAGTGTGGACGTGCCGACAGTGTCGCTTCATTTTCCTGAGGGGAGGGAGTTACCGTTACCGGCGAAGAATTACCTGATACCGGTTGACTCGGTGGGGACGTTTTGCTTCGCGTTTGCGCCAACGACGTCGTCGTTGTCTATCATTGGAAATGTGCAGCAACAAGGGACACGTGTCAGTTTCGATATCGGTAACTCGCTCGTTGGATTCTCTGCCAATAGCTGCTAA
- the LOC137806258 gene encoding uncharacterized protein, whose protein sequence is MEQPRRWHDLFWLGMFVIHLVGLGLVLGVLGLNRFKQKNRLDIDKYTYRFMENEAGLTEDYWPIYAVAGGIGTALGWSWLLLLGSRATQMMKVSVHILTTYLAVISVLCFWAEQFFWGVAFAIGATLQFLYVMSVIERLPFTMLVLQKAVKMVWNLPEVMRVAYAFMLVVLLWMALWSFGAAGVVASSIGDGGRWWLLVVLSISLFWTGAVLCNTVHVIVSGTVVRVTIHGGREGASVPANSLMKSLQYALTTSFGSICYGSLFTAAIRTLRWEIRGIRSKIGKNECLLCCVDFLFHLVETLVRFFNKYAYVQIAVYGKSFNRSARDAWELFQSTGVEAIVAYDCSGAVLLMGTIFGGLITGTCSGVWAWIKWNDRAFMIGSTSMLMGMVLVGIAMVVVESAVTSIYICYAEDPLLIQRWDTEFFNHMSETLHQRLQHRSSRAREVSTHNHLDSRIGEHSSISVIS, encoded by the exons ATGGAGCAACCGCGGCGTTGGCACGATTTGTTCTGGTTAGGGATGTTTGTTATCCATTTGGTTGGTTTGGGTTTGGTTCTCGGGGTTTTAGGCCTCAACAGGTTCAAGCAAAAGAACAGGCTTGACATTGATAAGTACACCTACCGGTTCATGGAGAATGAGGCTGGTTTGACGGAGGATTACTGGCCGATTTACGCGGTGGCAGGAGGCATTGGAACTGCCCTTGGATGGAGTTGGTTGCTGCTGTTAGGCTCACGCGCTACCCAGATGATGAAGGTGTCTGTGCACATCCTCACCACTTACCTTGCAGTGATCAGTGTTTTGTGTTTCTGGGCTGAGCAGTTTTTCTGGGGTGTTGCCTTTGCTATTGGGGCAACCTTGCAGTTCTTGTATGTGATGTCTGTCATAGAGAG ACTTCCATTTACTATGTTGGTTTTGCAAAAAGCTGTCAAGATGGTATGGAATCTTCCTGAAGTTATGAGAGTAGCATATGCATTTATGCTTGTTGTGCTTTTATGGATGGCCTTATGGTCATTTGGAGCTGCTGGTGTGGTGGCTTCAAGCATAGGTGATGGTGGACGCTGGTGGCTTCTTGTG GTCCTCTCTATAAGCTTATTTTGGACAGGAGCTGTGCTGTGCAACACTGTGCATGTCATAGTGTCTGGGACAGTGGTTCGTGTTACTATCCATGGTGGTAGAGAGGGTGCATCAGTTCCTGCTAACTCCTTAATGAAATCTTTACAGTATGCTTTAACAACATCTTTTGGCAGCATTTGTTATGGATCATTATTCACAGCTGCAATTAGGACACTGCGATGGGAG ATAAGAGGAATTCGGTCAAAGATTGGCAAGAATGAGTGTTTGCTTTGCTGTGTTGATTTCCTCTTCCATCTTGTGGAGACTCTTGTCCGATTCTTTAACAAATATGCATATGTTCAG ATTGCTGTTTATGGTAAAAGCTTTAACAGATCTGCTAGAGATGCATGGGAGTTATTCCAGTCAACTGGAGTTGAAGCAATTGTGGCCTATGATTGTTCAGGTGCTGTGTTGCTAATGGGGACCATTTTTGGGGGCCTGATAACTGGAACTTGCTCTGGTGTTTGGGCCTGGATTAAATGGAATGACAGGGCTTTTATGATTGGGTCAACATCTATGCTCATGGGGATGGTATTG GTTGGAATAGCTATGGTTGTGGTGGAAAGTGCTGTTACATCGATATACATATGCTATGCAGAAGATCCCTTATTGATTCAGAGATGGGACACTGAATTTTTCAACCACATGTCTGAGACACTGCACCAACGACTTCAGCATAGAAGTTCACGTGCGAGGGAAGTTTCAACCCACAATCACCTTGATTCACGTATAGGAGAACACTCTTCTATTTCAGTAATCTCATGA